The sequence GACGGTCACGGGCCGGACTCGACTCCCCCGGCGACCTGGCACCTCGACGCGCTGCGGGCGGTGGGCTTCCGGGAGACCGGGCCGCTGGGGCGGGGCGGCACCGACGCGGCGGTCATCGGGGTCCACTGACCGACACAAGACCTCCTCCAGACGGCCACGATCCCGGCCGCGGCGCTGTCGCGCCACGGCCGGGCCGGGGTCGGCGGTGGTGGCCCACGAGCCGGGATGACCGGACGGATCCGCCGTGGAACGGCCGCGGTCAGCGGGCGCGCCCGCCGGTCTCGACGTAGCCGGCCATGCCTTCGGCCTCGGCCGCCGCGCGCAGCTGGACCTGGTGGTGGGCGATGGTCTGGGTGGCTCTCCTGGCCAGCGCCCGCACCGCCGGGTCGTCGCCCTCCTCGACCTGCGTCTGGGCCGCCTGGATGGTGGCCCGGTGGGCGGCCAGTTGGGTGGCGATGTAGTACTCGTCGAACGTGTCGGCTCCGGCCACCTCGTACCGGCGGGCCAGCGCCTGCTGCTCCGGTGTGGGCGCGTTCGGCAGGACCACGCGGAGCCGGCGCGCTGTCAGGTACAGCTCGGCGTCCATGTGGATGTGGTCGCGCATGAAGGTGGCGGCCAGTTTCTTCACCGTCGGGTCCGTGGTCTTCTGCCAGGCGATCCGGCCGGCGGTGATCTCGGCGAGGTTCGCCTGGTGCGCCGCACGGAGGAAGGCGGCGTCCTGCTCGGACGGTTCGGCGGCCTGCGCGGCGGTAGCCGGGAGGCACAGGAGCCCGGCGATACCGAGAGCCGCGGGAATACGGCGGAAAAGCATACTCATCTCCTCAAATAGGGCACGTTCACCCTACGTGGAGAGACGTGTGGACAATTCGCTTTCCGGCAATTTGCCGCTCGTCACTGGGTCCAGCGGAGGAACCGGTCGAACAGCTCCGGAGGCGGGGTCTGCGGCATGTCGCGCGCGGCCTCCTCGAGGTGATCCCACATCACCAGAGCCAGGGCGATCCGGCCGTGTCCGCCGGCCAGCTC is a genomic window of Actinoplanes teichomyceticus ATCC 31121 containing:
- a CDS encoding DUF4142 domain-containing protein — its product is MLFRRIPAALGIAGLLCLPATAAQAAEPSEQDAAFLRAAHQANLAEITAGRIAWQKTTDPTVKKLAATFMRDHIHMDAELYLTARRLRVVLPNAPTPEQQALARRYEVAGADTFDEYYIATQLAAHRATIQAAQTQVEEGDDPAVRALARRATQTIAHHQVQLRAAAEAEGMAGYVETGGRAR